A genomic window from Methanobrevibacter sp. TLL-48-HuF1 includes:
- a CDS encoding right-handed parallel beta-helix repeat-containing protein yields the protein MGCVSANDLSTLSENTTVTNMTVGDAPDIPDVPDIPDIPVTPDDPETGDNNSDVVNLTIFNIDEYFVNGTLGVEHSNTKFVLTQNFDNLGLLKIKANNVTVVGNNFTLTNIAFLINGKDVTLTNFTLINEFDFKDADGASILTLADNTCIRNCVINYTVPRDTEGYGISAVGRRIAPISGLQVINCTINFEGHNYKKNTYCYALKLSNCPNALIANNSIYTQLPLRDVNFGAVGATLDSDFVASVGIEYSNNLTFIGNIVASIVNKRPGSSFPTLDGIIIADSNNCLIKNNTLYMEDFVTFPGLNNYLYGIDVWRVNSLTLDSNNIAILTTGGMLAAGTAYPIQITGPSKRINITNNDLYSVSNGPNIGIYSQNYYGDTQLYIANNKINITGLAGNHSWALVAGIEAQDSNDTIVNNTIEVHSVAEVKDNDNIYGISYSQSTKGNHTFIIKNNTVTSEAKYAISLISAVNSVIVDNLLISTRKDAKASYDAFNTKGEFYNTSYYNNRVVNAFDYYAEIYNHVDGGFEFNYTSPTNVNNLTNKVDGSKIKPWFPSFPNRNPLLPKPGDGSSVIVTPDEDTDKETSNIPDRPDGDSGYTDVPDLSGDDGNSKNPSNGTSSTDKDSNKLGLSLLNALINFLTSNTDSGDSRSNSYSGTVRTNTSTSSSDSPSLEGNPSPASSTKSSSGSNAKSTGSSVGEDNGQSSNKKAYEIDKNIIKDNSNTIVASIILIIIVAFLIFVGYKRRKLNEE from the coding sequence ATGGGATGCGTTTCTGCAAATGATTTATCAACATTAAGTGAAAATACTACTGTAACTAATATGACTGTTGGTGATGCACCGGATATTCCAGATGTGCCGGATATTCCAGATATTCCTGTTACTCCTGATGATCCGGAAACTGGTGATAATAATTCAGATGTGGTTAATTTGACTATATTTAACATTGATGAGTATTTTGTTAATGGTACTTTAGGAGTTGAGCATTCTAATACTAAATTTGTATTAACTCAAAACTTTGATAATTTAGGTCTTTTAAAAATTAAAGCAAATAATGTAACTGTTGTAGGTAATAATTTTACCTTGACAAATATTGCATTTTTGATTAATGGTAAAGATGTTACATTAACTAATTTCACATTAATTAATGAATTTGATTTTAAAGATGCTGACGGTGCTTCAATTCTTACATTGGCTGATAATACTTGTATACGTAATTGTGTTATAAATTATACTGTTCCTCGCGATACTGAAGGTTATGGTATTTCTGCAGTTGGAAGAAGAATCGCTCCAATTAGTGGTTTACAAGTTATTAACTGTACAATTAATTTTGAAGGTCATAATTATAAGAAAAATACATATTGTTATGCTTTAAAATTAAGTAATTGTCCTAATGCATTAATTGCAAATAATAGCATTTATACTCAACTTCCATTGAGGGATGTTAATTTTGGTGCAGTTGGAGCTACTTTAGACTCTGATTTTGTAGCAAGTGTAGGTATTGAGTATAGTAATAATTTAACATTTATTGGGAATATTGTTGCAAGTATTGTTAATAAAAGACCAGGAAGTTCTTTTCCTACATTAGATGGCATAATCATTGCTGATTCAAATAATTGTCTTATTAAAAATAACACTTTGTATATGGAAGATTTCGTAACTTTCCCAGGTCTTAATAATTATCTTTATGGTATTGATGTATGGCGTGTAAATAGTTTGACATTAGATTCTAATAATATAGCTATTTTAACAACTGGTGGGATGTTAGCTGCTGGTACTGCATACCCTATACAAATTACTGGACCTTCTAAGAGAATAAATATAACTAATAATGATTTATATTCAGTATCTAATGGGCCAAATATAGGAATTTATTCACAAAATTATTATGGTGATACTCAGTTGTATATTGCAAATAATAAGATTAATATTACTGGATTGGCAGGTAATCATAGTTGGGCACTTGTTGCAGGTATAGAAGCTCAAGATTCTAATGATACTATTGTTAATAATACAATTGAAGTTCATAGTGTTGCAGAAGTTAAGGATAATGATAATATTTATGGTATCAGTTATTCTCAATCAACTAAAGGTAACCATACTTTTATAATTAAAAATAATACAGTTACTAGTGAAGCAAAATATGCAATTTCGCTAATAAGTGCTGTAAATTCGGTTATTGTTGATAATTTATTAATATCTACTAGAAAAGATGCGAAAGCTAGTTATGATGCATTCAATACGAAAGGTGAATTTTATAATACATCCTATTATAATAATCGTGTAGTTAATGCATTTGATTATTATGCGGAAATTTACAATCATGTTGATGGTGGTTTTGAATTTAATTATACGAGCCCTACTAATGTGAACAATTTGACAAATAAAGTTGATGGTTCAAAAATAAAACCATGGTTCCCTAGTTTCCCTAATAGGAATCCTTTACTTCCTAAACCTGGTGATGGAAGTAGTGTTATTGTAACCCCTGATGAGGATACTGATAAAGAAACTTCAAATATTCCGGACAGACCTGATGGTGATTCTGGTTATACAGATGTTCCTGATTTGTCCGGTGATGATGGCAATTCAAAAAATCCTTCTAATGGTACTAGTAGTACAGATAAAGATTCTAACAAATTAGGTTTAAGCTTGCTTAATGCTTTGATTAATTTCCTGACTTCAAATACAGATAGTGGAGATTCAAGATCTAACTCATATAGTGGTACTGTACGTACAAATACAAGTACTTCATCTAGTGATAGTCCAAGTCTTGAAGGAAATCCATCTCCAGCAAGTAGTACTAAATCCTCTTCTGGATCAAATGCAAAAAGTACTGGAAGTTCTGTAGGTGAAGACAACGGACAATCTTCAAACAAAAAAGCATATGAGATTGATAAGAATATAATAAAGGATAATTCAAATACTATTGTCGCTTCCATTATATTGATTATAATCGTTGCATTCTTAATATTTGTTGGATATAAACGCAGAAAATTAAACGAAGAATAA